Sequence from the Longimicrobium sp. genome:
ACGGAAGCCGAGATCGAGACCTGCATCGAGAACGCGTACGGGAGAGGTGCATGACGGAAACGCTTCCTCCCGTTCCCGCTCTCGATACCATCGCCGCTCGCCTGCAGACCATCTTCCCCAAGGGAACGGAGCACCGCAACTACCTGGTCCGCGCCACCGCCGCGAGGACGGTCTTCGTGATGTTCTACATCGGGGCGCTGGAAGGGCGTGGAACGTGGCTGCGGCCCAACCAGGTGACGCGGATGACGGACGCGCAGACGGCGAGGACGTCCGACGCCGAGCGCCTGGCCTGGCGCGGTGCCTCGCTCCTCCCGCAACGGGGAGACATCTCGGACCGCTGGTTCGCCGACAACACGCGGGAGCCGATCCGCGACGAGACGATCCGGAACGGCTTGATGCGCGTCGGCGCCGTGATCGAGCGTCCGGGTCTCAGCACCACCTCGTCCGCTCCGCGCTACGCACTCGCCGGCGACTTCGCGGAGCTCTTCCTTCTGGACGACCAGGCGTTCGAGGAGCGCGTAGCCGACTGGCGGCGTGACCACCTGAGTGCCTCCGCGCTGGCCCGCGTGGCGCTCCTGCGCAGGGGCGTGGTGTCGGGCGTGGACGCCGACCGTGTTCTCGTCAGGTTCCCCAACCAGGAAAC
This genomic interval carries:
- a CDS encoding BsuBI/PstI family type II restriction endonuclease, with amino-acid sequence MTETLPPVPALDTIAARLQTIFPKGTEHRNYLVRATAARTVFVMFYIGALEGRGTWLRPNQVTRMTDAQTARTSDAERLAWRGASLLPQRGDISDRWFADNTREPIRDETIRNGLMRVGAVIERPGLSTTSSAPRYALAGDFAELFLLDDQAFEERVADWRRDHLSASALARVALLRRGVVSGVDADRVLVRFPNQETRWMSPGPSSEITRAVIEEFAPRFLEKPGVIWVSESRNKVLARDDDLARSVGLSIEAQRLLPDIILVDLGPRDPLLVFVEVVATDGPVNEKRKQDLLALIGAGGYDPRNAAFVTAFLDRGTNAFRAAAAHLAWDSFAWFASEPDRIVIYHSQESSGVRLSRLLKAGSD